From Bacteroidales bacterium, a single genomic window includes:
- a CDS encoding tetratricopeptide repeat protein encodes MSNNFSNKKKSKKQSGSTIAARQYKPQLISSNKKNKDILFAIFVIAITFLCFLPTLKCSFTNLDDQYYIINNPDIKNLSFNNIKILFSNFYVGNYQPLTMLTYAIENKISGLNPFVYHFTNFILHILNTLLVFVFIKKISSNINIAAIGAVLFGVHPLHVESVAWISERKDVLYAFFYIAGLITYLKYKEKNDVRFYMLTTLLFVFSCLSKAMAVPFSIMLLLIDYLQMKKVNFKIIIDKIPFLAISFVFGLVAIYVQKMQGASTFINNVGSAYSGTDRFFLANYSLFFYLYKMFLPFGLAAIHPYPYKINDSIPMIYFISPIINFVVFGLVIYSAKKGKKIIFGFLFFFFNVLQILQILSVGSAIAADRYFYISSIGLFYIIGDLYGNAIENPKYIKYKQIIVAITIVVVAVLSVLTFKQNKVWENSEKLWTQMIKVYPKNELAYFNRAVFYFENKQIDLALNDFSTAIERNPNYVQAISARLDILSKRNDFSNAINDINKLIQINPSDYENYIRRGTIYREMQKNSIAKEDFMKTIQLKPDNYAGYMNLAIQLCIEGNLNEAIINFDKAQKLSPNSSDIYSNRANFYAMTKNYELAIVDYNKAIQLNPNDINTYFNKAILESEFKKYDDALIDYKRITSLEPGNAMAYYKMAVIYSFKNDKKNALENVNKAKELGYNVDEKIIENLK; translated from the coding sequence ATGAGTAATAATTTCAGCAATAAAAAAAAATCAAAAAAACAAAGCGGCTCTACTATTGCTGCAAGGCAATACAAACCACAACTAATATCTTCGAACAAGAAAAATAAAGATATTTTATTCGCAATATTTGTAATTGCAATAACTTTTTTGTGTTTTTTACCTACGTTGAAATGCAGCTTTACGAATCTTGATGACCAGTATTATATTATAAATAATCCCGATATAAAAAATCTTTCTTTTAATAATATTAAAATTCTATTTTCAAACTTCTACGTTGGCAATTACCAGCCATTAACTATGTTGACATATGCTATTGAAAATAAAATCTCGGGATTAAATCCTTTTGTATATCATTTTACGAATTTTATTTTGCATATACTTAACACTTTGCTTGTATTTGTTTTTATAAAAAAAATAAGTTCAAATATAAATATTGCTGCAATTGGAGCGGTTTTGTTCGGAGTGCATCCTTTGCATGTTGAATCTGTTGCTTGGATTTCGGAAAGAAAAGACGTTTTATATGCTTTCTTTTACATTGCAGGATTGATAACATATCTGAAATACAAAGAAAAAAACGATGTTAGATTTTATATGCTGACAACTTTGTTGTTTGTTTTTTCGTGCTTGTCAAAAGCCATGGCAGTGCCGTTTTCAATAATGCTTTTATTGATTGATTATTTGCAAATGAAGAAAGTAAATTTTAAAATTATAATTGATAAAATCCCGTTTCTTGCAATTTCATTTGTATTCGGACTTGTTGCAATTTATGTTCAGAAAATGCAGGGGGCATCAACTTTTATAAACAATGTTGGCAGTGCATATTCGGGTACAGACAGATTTTTTCTTGCAAACTACAGTTTATTTTTTTATTTGTATAAAATGTTTCTGCCATTTGGTTTGGCTGCTATTCATCCTTATCCATATAAAATCAATGATTCAATTCCTATGATATATTTTATTTCGCCAATAATAAATTTTGTTGTATTCGGACTTGTAATTTATTCTGCGAAAAAAGGTAAAAAAATAATTTTCGGTTTTTTGTTTTTCTTTTTTAATGTACTGCAAATTTTACAAATACTTTCAGTTGGCTCTGCAATTGCCGCTGACCGATATTTCTATATTTCATCAATCGGATTGTTTTATATTATAGGCGACTTATATGGAAATGCCATTGAAAATCCAAAATATATAAAGTATAAACAAATTATAGTTGCTATAACTATTGTGGTTGTTGCTGTTCTTTCTGTTCTTACCTTTAAGCAGAATAAAGTATGGGAAAATAGTGAAAAATTATGGACTCAAATGATAAAAGTTTATCCTAAAAATGAACTCGCATATTTCAACAGAGCTGTTTTTTATTTTGAAAATAAACAAATAGATTTAGCTTTAAATGATTTTAGCACTGCAATAGAAAGAAATCCAAATTACGTACAGGCAATTTCAGCACGTTTAGACATACTTTCCAAAAGAAATGATTTTTCAAATGCAATTAATGACATAAACAAATTAATACAAATTAATCCTTCCGATTATGAAAATTATATACGTCGTGGTACGATATACAGGGAAATGCAGAAAAATAGTATCGCAAAAGAAGATTTCATGAAAACAATCCAGTTGAAACCGGATAATTATGCTGGCTATATGAATCTTGCAATTCAATTATGTATTGAGGGAAATTTAAATGAAGCGATAATAAATTTTGATAAAGCACAAAAGTTATCTCCCAATTCTTCTGATATATATAGCAATAGAGCAAATTTTTATGCGATGACAAAAAATTATGAACTTGCAATTGTAGATTACAACAAGGCAATTCAGCTAAATCCTAATGATATAAATACATATTTTAACAAAGCAATACTTGAATCGGAGTTTAAAAAATATGATGATGCATTGATAGATTATAAAAGAATTACATCACTTGAACCCGGTAATGCTATGGCTTATTACAAAATGGCTGTTATTTATTCGTTTAAGAACGATAAGAAAAATGCACTTGAAAATGTTAATAAAGCAAAAGAACTTGGTTATAATGTTGATGAGAAAATTATTGAAAATTTAAAATGA
- a CDS encoding YCF48-related protein: protein MKNIYILLISLCTINIANAQWLTLNSGTTQFLRSVYFANESVGYVVGGTCSNNIIIKTTNAGLSWTPKNPGISNILYYVFFTNQDTGIAAGANGVIIKTTDAGENWSTKYSGTSNELYKGFFTNSQTGYVVGANGTIIKTTNGGNNWSLLNSGTLSNFYHVFFTNNNTGYAVGDSGVIVKTTNSGANWSKTCLNSSYLNASIYFIDDTTGFIAEYNGIILKTTDAGKNWSSQIKSGSFSDVWFTDNKNGYIVGQAGFILKTTDCGTNWYTQSFSNPNENYVFLFFINFNTGYIVGSNGLILKTTNGGGNSINELKNNSIDMIIYPNPTKDILTIEIPETEKENILSICNINGQELIKQEIKSNKTQIDIGKLRGGVYFVQLISEKKVITKKITIN, encoded by the coding sequence ATGAAAAACATATACATTTTGTTGATTTCATTGTGTACAATAAATATTGCAAATGCACAGTGGCTAACATTAAATTCAGGAACAACACAATTTTTGCGTTCAGTTTATTTTGCAAATGAAAGTGTGGGTTATGTTGTTGGTGGAACATGCAGCAATAACATTATTATTAAAACCACAAATGCTGGACTGAGTTGGACGCCAAAAAATCCTGGCATCTCAAATATTTTGTATTATGTTTTTTTTACAAACCAAGATACTGGCATTGCTGCTGGTGCAAATGGTGTAATAATAAAAACAACTGATGCAGGAGAAAACTGGTCAACAAAATATTCTGGTACATCAAACGAATTATATAAAGGTTTTTTCACAAATTCACAAACAGGATATGTTGTGGGTGCAAATGGCACAATAATTAAAACTACAAATGGAGGTAACAATTGGTCTTTGTTAAATTCTGGTACTTTAAGTAATTTTTATCATGTTTTTTTTACAAATAACAACACAGGTTATGCTGTTGGAGATAGCGGTGTAATAGTTAAAACAACTAATAGTGGAGCTAATTGGTCAAAAACTTGCTTAAATAGTTCATATTTAAATGCCTCAATTTACTTTATTGATGATACTACTGGGTTCATAGCAGAATATAATGGCATTATTCTTAAAACTACAGATGCAGGAAAAAATTGGTCAAGCCAGATTAAGTCAGGTTCTTTTAGCGATGTTTGGTTCACGGACAATAAAAACGGGTACATTGTTGGTCAGGCTGGTTTTATACTGAAAACAACAGATTGCGGAACAAATTGGTATACACAGTCTTTTAGTAATCCTAATGAAAATTATGTATTTTTATTTTTCATAAATTTCAATACCGGCTATATTGTAGGCAGCAATGGATTAATACTGAAAACAACAAATGGGGGTGGCAATTCGATAAATGAGCTAAAAAATAATTCAATTGATATGATAATTTACCCTAACCCTACAAAAGATATATTAACAATAGAAATACCCGAAACAGAAAAAGAAAACATTTTGTCAATTTGTAACATAAATGGACAAGAATTAATTAAACAGGAAATAAAAAGCAACAAAACACAAATAGATATAGGCAAATTGAGAGGCGGAGTTTATTTTGTGCAGCTTATAAGTGAAAAAAAAGTTATAACAAAAAAAATAACAATAAATTAA